A genomic stretch from Aedes albopictus strain Foshan chromosome 2, AalbF5, whole genome shotgun sequence includes:
- the LOC109429391 gene encoding myosin heavy chain, muscle isoform X13, with protein sequence MPKPVVQVGDDPDPSEWLFVSLEQKRIDQSKPYDAKKACWVPDEKEGYVLGEIKATKGELVTVGLPGGETKDFKKDLVSQVNPPKYEKCEDMSNLTYLNDASVLHNLRERYRAKLIYTYSGLFCVVINPYKRWPLYTLRVAKMYRGKRRNEVPPHLFAVSDGAYVNMLTNHENQSMLITGESGAGKTENTKKVIAYFATIGASTKKDESTEKKASLEDQVVQTNPVLEAYGNAKTVRNDNSSRFGKFIRIHFTGSGKLAGADIETYLLEKARVISQQSLERSYHIFYQMMSGSVKGLKEKCYLSNNIYDYMVVAQGKTTIPNVDDGEEMSLTDEAFNVLGFTQEEKDNIYRITAAVMHMGGMKFKQKGREEQAEADGMEEGDRVAKLLGCVTEDLYKNLLKPRIKVGAEFVTKGQNKDQVTNAVGALCKGIFDRLFKWLVKKCNETLDTQMKRVQFIGVLDIAGFEIFDYNGFEQLCINFTNEKLQQFFNHHMFVLEQEEYKKEGINWAFIDFGMDLLACIDLIEKPMGILSILEEESMFPKATDQTFAEKLMNNHLGKSAPFQKPKPPKPGCQAAHFAIGHYAGVVSYNITGWLEKNKDPLNDTVVDQFKKGQNKLVVEIFADHPGQSGGADAGGGKGGRGKKGAGFATVSSSYKEQLNNLMTTLKSTQPHFVRCIIPNELKQTGLIDAHLVMHQLTCNGVLEGIRICRKGFPNRMMYPDFKLRYKILCPQQIKEPCSPEKACQIILANLQLPDEQFRLGKTKVFFRAGVLGQMEEFRDERLSKIMSWMQSWCRGYLARKEFKKMQEQRVALETVQRNLRKYMKLRTWAWWKLWQKVKPLLNVSRVEDQIAELESKAQKAQEAFEKEEKARKELEALNSKLLAEKTALLDSLSGEKGALQDFQEKTAKLTAQKNDLENQLRDTQERLSQEEDARNQLMQTKKKLEQEMNGQKKDAEDLELQIQKIEQDKASKDHQIRNLNDEIAHQDELINKLNKEKKMQGEVNQKTAEELQAAEDKVNHLNKVKAKLEQTLDELEDSLEREKKLRGDVEKAKRKVEGDLKLTQEAVADLERNKKELEQTVMRKDKEISALSAKLEDEQSLVGKTQKQIKELQGRIEELEEEVEAERQARAKAEKQRADLARELEELGERLEEAGGATSAQIELNKKREAELAKLRRDLEESNIQHEGTLANLRKKHNDAVAEMAEQVDQLNKLKTKAEHDRANMYNELNNTRSACDTLAREKAAQEKVAKQLQHTLNEVQGKLDETNRTLNDFDSAKKKLSIENSDLLRQLEDAESQVSQLSKIKISLTQQLEDTKRLADEESRERATLLGKFRNLEHDLDSLREQVEEEAEGKADIQRQLSKANAEAQLWRTKYESEGVARAEELEEAKRKLQARLAEAEETIESLNQKCVALEKTKQRLSTEVEDLQLEVDRATSIANAAEKKQKAFDKIIGEWKLKVDDLAAELDASQKECRNYSTELFRLKGAYEEGQEQLEAVRRENKNLADEVKDLLDQIGEGGRNIHEIEKSRKRLEAEKDELQAALEEAEAALEQEENKVLRAQLELSQVRQEIDRRIQEKEEEFENTRKNHQRALDSMQASLEAEAKGKAEALRMKKKLEADINELEIALDHANKANAEAQKNIKRYQQQLKDVQSALEEEQRARDDAREQLGISERRANALQNELEESRTLLEQADRGRRQAEQELSDAHEQLNEVSAQNASIAAAKRKLESELQTLHSDLDELLNEAKNSEEKAKKAMVDAARLADELRAEQDHAQTQEKLRKALEQQIKELQVRLDDAETNALKGGKKAIQKLEQRVRELESELDSEQRRHADAQKNLRKSERRIKELTFQSEEDRKNHERMQDLVDKLQQKIKTYKRQIEEAEEIAALNLAKFRKAQQELEEAEERADIAEQAATKFRTKGGRAGSVQRGASPAPQRQPSVMPGLAGLNFPTFDDHGF encoded by the exons ATGCCGAAGCCAGTTGTCCAAGTCGGCGATGACCCCGATCCAAGCGAGTGGCTGTTCGTCTCGCTCGAACAGAAGCGTATCGATCAAAGCAAGCCGTACGATGCCAAGAAGGCCTGCTGGGTTCCAGATGAGAAGGAGGGCTACGTCCTCGGTGAAATCAAGGCCACCAAGGGTGAGCTGGTCACCGTTGGCCTGCCCGGTGGTGAG ACCAAGGACTTCAAGAAGGATCTGGTCAGCCAGGTCAACCCACCGAAATACGAGAAATGCGAGGATATGTCCAACTTGACATATCTTAACGATGCCTCTGTCTTGCATAACTTGAGAGAGCGTTACAGGGCCAAGCTTATCTAC ACCTACTCCGGATTGTTCTGCGTTGTCATCAATCCCTACAAGCGTTGGCCGCTGTACACCCTGCGTGTCGCCAAGATGTACCGTGGCAAGCGTCGTAATGAAGTGCCGCCCCATCTGTTCGCCGTTTCTGACGGTGCCTACGTCAACATGTTGACCAACCACGAGAACCAGTCTATGCTGATTACCGGTGAATCTGGTGCCGGAAAGACTGAGAACACCAAGAAGGTCATTGCGTACTTCGCCACCATTGGCGCCTCGACCAAGAAGGACGAGAGTACTGAAAAGAAGGCCTCCCTGGAAGATCAGGTCGTCCAGACCAATCCCGTCCTGGAAGCCTACGGTAACGCCAAGACCGTCCGTAACGATAACTCTTCCCGTTTC GGTAAGTTCATCCGTATCCACTTCACCGGATCCGGTAAGCTGGCTGGTGCCGATATTGAGACCTACCTGCTGGAAAAGGCCCGTGTCATCTCCCAACAGTCGCTGGAGCGTTCCTACCATATCTTCTACCAGATGATGTCCGGTTCCGTCAAGGGACTTAAAG AAAAATGTTATCTCAGTAACAACATTTACGATTACATGGTTGTTGCCCAGGGTAAAACTACCATTCCCAACGTAGATGACGGCGAAGAAATGTCTCTGACCGAT GAAGCCTTCAACGTCTTGGGCTTCACCCAGGAAGAAAAGGACAACATCTACCGTATCACCGCCGCTGTCATGCACATGGGTGGTATGAAGTTCAAGCAGAAGGGTCGCGAAGAGCAGGCTGAAGCCGACGGTATGGAGGAAGGTGATCGCGTCGCCAAGCTGTTGGGCTGCGTCACTGAGGATCTGTACAAGAACTTGCTGAAGCCCCGTATCAAGGTCGGTGCCGAGTTCGTCACCAAGGGTCAGAACAAGGACCAGGTCACCAACGCCGTCGGTGCCCTCTGCAAGGGTATCTTCGATCGTCTCTTCAAGTGGCTGGTCAAGAAGTGTAACGAGACTCTGGACACTCAGATGAAGCGCGTCCAGTTCATCGGTGTACTGGATATTGCTGGTTTCGAAATTTTCGAC TACAACGGCTTCGAGCAACTGTGTATTAACTTTACCAATGAGAAGCTGCAGCAGTTCTTCAACCATCACATGTTCGTCCTGGAACAGGAAGAATACAAGAAGGAAGGTATTAACTGGGCCTTCATCGATTTCGGTATGGACTTGCTGGCCTGTATCGATCTGATTGAAAAG CCTATGGGTATCCTGTCCATTCTTGAAGAAGAATCTATGTTCCCGAAAGCCACCGATCAGACCTTTGCTGAGAAGCTGATGAACAACCACTTGGGCAAGTCTGCTCCGTTCCAGAAGCCCAAGCCACCGAAGCCAGGTTGCCAGGCCGCCCACTTCGCCATTGGTCACTACGCCGGTGTTGTCTCGTACAACATCACTGGATGGCTTGAGAAGAACAAGGATCCTCTGAACGATACCGTTGTCGATCAGTTCAAGAAGGGTCAGAACAAGCTGGTGGTGGAGATCTTCGCTGATCACCCAGGACAGTCTGGCGGCGCTGATGCCGGTGGCGGCAAGGGTGGACGTGGTAAGAAGGGTGCTGGTTTCGCCACTGTCTCCTCGTCCTACAAGGAACAGCTGAACAACCTGATGACCACTCTGAAGTCGACTCAACCTCACTTCGTCCGTTGTATCATTCCCAACGAATTGAAGCAGACCGGTCTCATCGATGCCCACTTGGTCATGCACCAGCTGACTTGTAACGGTGTACTTGAAGGTATCCGTATTTGCCGTAAAGGTTTCCCCAACCGAATGATGTACCCTGACTTCAAGCTGCG ATACAAAATTCTGTGCCCCCAGCAGATTAAAGAACCCTGTTCACCAGAAAAGGCCTGTCAGATTATTCTGGCCAATCTTCAACTACCGGACGAACAGTTCCGTTTGGGCAAGACCAAG GTCTTCTTCCGTGCCGGTGTCCTGGGTCaaatggaggaattccgtgaCGAGCGTCTGTCCAAGATCATGTCCTGGATGCAGTCCTGGTGCCGTGGCTACCTCGCCCGTAAGGAGTTCAAGAAGATGCAGGAGCAGCGCGTCGCCCTGGAGACCGTCCAGCGCAATCTGCGCAAGTACATGAAGCTCCGCACCTGGGCCTGGTGGAAACTGTGGCAGAAGGTCAAGCCTCTGCTGAACGTTTCCCGCGTCGAGGACCAGATCGCT GAACTCGAATCCAAGGCTCAGAAGGCCCAGGAAGCCTTCGAGAAGGAAGAGAAGGCCCGCAAGGAACTGGAAGCCCTGAACAGCAAGCTGTTGGCTGAAAAGACCGCCCTGCTGGATTCTCTGTCCGGCGAAAAGGGTGCCCTCCAGGACTTCCAGGAGAAGACCGCCAAGTTGACCGCCCAGAAGAACGACCTCGAGAACCAGCTGCGCGACACCCAGGAGCGCCTGTCTCAGGAGGAAGATGCCCGCAACCAACTGATGCAGACCAAGAAGAAGTTGGAGCAGGAAATGAACGGCCAGAAGAAGGATGCCGAAGATCTGGAACTGCAGATCCAGAAGATCGAACAGGACAAGGCCTCCAAGGATCACCAGATCCGCAACTTGAACGATGAGATCGCCCACCAGGACGAGCTGATCAACAAGTTGAACAAGGAAAAGAAGATGCAGGGTGAGGTCAACCAGAAGACCGCCGAAGAACTGCAGGCCGCTGAAGATAAGGTCAACCACCTGAACAAGGTTAAGGCCAAGCTGGAGCAGACTCTGGATgaactggaggattctctggaacgCGAGAAGAAGCTGCGCGGTGATGTTGAGAAGGCCAAGCGCAAGGTTGAGGGTGACCTGAAGTTGACTCAGGAAGCCGTGGCCGATCTGGAGCGCAACAAGAAGGAACTGGAACAGACCGTCATGCGCAAGGACAAGGAAATCTCTGCCCTTTCCGCCAAGCTGGAAGATGAACAGTCCCTGGTTGGCAAGACCCAGAAGCAGATCAAGGAACTGCAGGGCCGCATTGAGGAACTGGAAGAGGAAGTCGAAGCCGAGCGTCAAGCCCGCGCCAAGGCCGAGAAGCAGCGTGCCGATCTGGCTCGTGAACTCGAGGAACTAGGTGAGCGCCTGGAGGAAGCCGGTGGTGCCACCTCTGCCCAGATCGAGCTGAACAAGAAGCGTGAAGCTGAACTCGCCAAGCTGCGTCGCGACTTGGAAGAATCCAACATCCAGCACGAAGGTACCCTGGCCAACCTGCGCAAGAAGCACAACGATGCCGTCGCCGAGATGGCTGAACAGGTTGACCAGCTCAACAAGCTGAAGACTAA GGCTGAACACGATCGCGCTAACATGTACAATGAGCTGAACAACACTCGCTCCGCTTGCGATACTCTTGCTCGCGAGAAG GCTGCCCAAGAGAAGGTTGCCAAGCAGCTGCAGCACACTCTGAACGAAGTCCAGGGCAAGCTGGATGAAACCAACCGCACCCTGAACGACTTCGACTCCGCCAAGAAGAAGCTGTCGATCGAAAACTCCGACCTGCTCCGCCAGCTGGAGGATGCCGAATCCCAGGTCTCGCAGCTCAGCAAGATCAAGATCTCGCTCACCCAGCAGCTGGAGGACACCAAGCGTCTCGCCGACGAAGAATCTCGCGAACGCGCCACCCTGCTCGGCAAGTTCCGCAACCTGGAGCACGACCTCGACAGCCTGCGCGAGCAGGTTGAGGAGGAAGCCGAAGGCAAGGCTGACATCCAGCGCCAGCTCAGCAAGGCCAACGCCGAAGCCCAGCTGTGGCGTACCAAGTACGAGTCCGAGGGTGTTGCCCGCGCCGAGGAGCTCGAGGAAGCCAAGAGGAAACTCCAGGCCCGCCTTGCCGAAGCCGAGGAAACCATCGAGTCGCTCAACCAGAAGTGTGTCGCTCTGGAGAAGACCAAGCAGCGTCTGTCCACCGAGGTCGAGGATCTGCAGCTCGAGGTCGACCGTGCCACCTCCATTGCCAACGCTGCCGAGAAGAAGCAGAAGGCCTTCGACAAGATCATTGGAGAATGGAAGCTCAAGGTCGACGATCTGGCTGCCGAGCTGGATGCTTCCCAAAAGGAATGCCGCAACTACTCCACCGAACTGTTCCGTCTCAAGGGTGCCTACGAAGAAGGCCAGGAGCAGCTTGAGGCTGTCCGCCGTGAGAACAAGAACCTGGCTGATGAAGTCAAGGATCTGCTGGACCAGATCGGCGAGGGTGGCCGCAACATCCACGAGATCGAGAAGTCTCGCAAGCGTCTGGAAGCCGAAAAGGACGAACTCCAGGCCGCTCTCGAGGAAGCCGAAGCTGCCCTGGAACAGGAAGAGAACAAGGTTCTGCGCGCTCAGCTGGAACTGTCTCAGGTCCGCCAGGAAATCGACCGCCGCATCCAGGAGAAGGAAGAGGAGTTCGAAAACACCCGCAAGAACCACCAGCGCGCCCTGGACTCCATGCAGGCCTCTCTTGAAGCCGAAGCCAAGGGTAAGGCTGAGGCCCTGCGCATGAAGAAGAAGTTGGAAGCTGACATCAATGAGCTTGAGATTGCTCTGGATCATGCCAACAAG GCTAACGCTGAGGCCCAGAAGAACATTAAGCGCTACCAGCAACAACTGAAGGATGTCCAGAGCGCCCTGGAGGAAGAACAGCGTGCCCGTGACGATGCCCGCGAACAGCTTGGAATCTCTGAGCGCCGTGCCAACGCCCTGCAGAACGAACTGGAGGAATCGCGCACCCTGCTGGAACAGGCCGACCGTGGCCGTCGCCAGGCCGAACAGGAACTGAGCGATGCTCACGAACAGCTGAACGAAGTTTCCGCCCAGAACGCCTCCATCGCCGCTGCCAAGAGGAAGCTGGAGTCTGAACTGCAGACCCTGCACTCCGACCTGGATGAGCTGCTGAACGAAGCCAAGAACTCCGAAGAAAAGGCCAAGAAGGCTATGGTTGATGCCGCCCGCCTGGCTGATGAACTCCGTGCCGAACAGGATCATGCCCAGACCCAGGAGAAACTGCGCAAGGCCCTTGAACAACAGATCAAGGAACTGCAGGTCCGCCTGGACGATGCCGAAACCAACGCCCTGAAGGGAGGCAAGAAGGCCATCCAGAAACTGGAACAGCGCGTCCGCGAGCTGGAATCCGAACTGGACAGCGAACAGAGAAGACACGCCGATGCCCAGAAGAACCTCCGCAAGTCTGAACGCCGCATCAAGGAACTGACCTTCCAGTCCGAGGAAGACCGCAAGAACCACGAACGCATGCAGGATCTCGTCGACAAGCTGCAGCAGAAGATCAAGACTTACAAGAGGCAGATTGAGGAAGCCGAGGAAATCGCCGCTCTGAATCTTGCCAAGTTCCGCAAGGCTCAGCAGGAACTGGAAGAAGCCGAAGAGCGCGCCGACATTGCCGAGCAAGCTGCCACCAAATTCCGCACCAAGGGAGGACGTGCTGGTTCGGTGCAGCGTGGTGCCAGCCCAGCA CCCCAGAGACAACCATCTGTTATGCCAGGACTTGCAGGTCTTAACTTCCCAACATTCGATGACCATGGCTTCTAA